One segment of Clarias gariepinus isolate MV-2021 ecotype Netherlands chromosome 6, CGAR_prim_01v2, whole genome shotgun sequence DNA contains the following:
- the ift27 gene encoding intraflagellar transport protein 27 homolog — protein MVKLRARCVLVGDAAVGKTALSQTFCSDGSHFQKNYSMTAGVELLMRFVNIPGTSDSVELYIFDSAGRETFVEACEKMWGQPSVVCVVFEISSLDSFNSCSRWLERVRAHCNGLQLPGVLVGNKSDLASRREVETAMAQEWAQEQGLQYHETSAKEMENCDAPFLSLAQAFHTLYQDQKQMIQRLC, from the exons ATGGTGAAATTACGAGCCCGGTGTGTTCTTGTCG gaGATGCAGCGGTAGGAAAGACTGCCCTGTCTCAGACGTTCTGCAGCGATGGTTCACACTTCCAGAAAAACTACAGCATG ACCGCTGGTGTGGAGCTTCTAATGAGGTTTGTCAACATTCCAGGGACCAGCGACAGTGTG GAGCTATATATCTTCGACTCTGCAGGACGGGAGACTTTTGTGGAGGCATGTGAGAAAATG TGGGGGCAGCCGTCTGTGGTGTGCGTGGTGTTTGAGATCAGCAGCCTGGACTCGTTCAACAGTTGCAGTCGCTGGCTAGAGAGAGTCCGGGCACACTGCAACGGACTGCAGTTACCAG GTGTGTTAGTGGGGAATAAGTCGGACCTGGCATCGAGGAGAGAGGTAGAGACAGCCATGGCACAGGAGTGGGCACAAGAACAAGGTCTTCAGTACCACGAGACCTCCGCT aaaGAGATGGAGAATTGTGATGCCCCTTTTCTGAGTTTAGCCCAAGCCTTTCACACTCTGTATCAGGACCAGAAACAGATGATCCAGAGACTCTGTTAA